From the Helicoverpa zea isolate HzStark_Cry1AcR chromosome 26, ilHelZeax1.1, whole genome shotgun sequence genome, one window contains:
- the LOC124642955 gene encoding uncharacterized protein LOC124642955, whose protein sequence is MPSTRSSSTQSKTTGESSTSTDWSMNTPSETASSSIASRSTLTKRTPSPHKRTPLPQAKGVVGKDSSAGEGSRPPPPSRIIEESDPVHEVGSHPTSQNPERSVAVKARPQDSSFPPSSVSASVEGNPQAKKSTRDVDTTSSRSSQKKKAEAQARMAVALRELEVAEARARVARAELDIAVAESDEEDGAGEELYEQTHEVENWFIETSAGPSKKKRPTDSKEERSDIHQLAEAIRKLSENSRDVTAPKYIELPHFNGSCEEWLAFRRSFEDTAASFSNAQNLARLRRAIQGKAKEAVQSLLFTAENPREVIKGLESRFGRPGALALSELEKLKNMSRVSENPSDICVFASRVKNAIETIKALKKPQYLSSPETLKAIVEKMPPSMKFRWFAYHRSRRDEELQELLLVEAFLEIEADMCGDFAPPEALSEYKKGFRRPVNVTQDTSQDKYKKSCPACEGEHYATECKKFKEADINEKWDIVKKARICFKCLRFKHSRINCKAPVCKQCGRWHHTLLHSDEPPVPVQKSSDENKGKQTYEEKVSSVNSTKSEERAYLKIVPVHLYGPKGQVRVLALLDEGSTVTLLDEAIAETIGAEGSREALSIETVGGRVIRKDGSQKIQLKIRGAHRRDKKSITVRTIDDLRLCEQGISKSTVESCPHLKAIEEQLLYTAERPRLLIGQDNWALIVTRRLKKGKPAEPVASLTDLGWVLHGCETGTNTVVNFVHYGRATTESEDIEEVVRQHFQLESLGIQNRLPSNDSDRRALETLEKTTKRLASGQFETGLLWKKEDERLPNNYKQAFRRLISIERKLDKDKEVKEYYEKQIQSMVENGYAEKAPETSTEGRTFYLPHFAVVHPVKRKPRIVFDAAAKYEGKSLNDALLSGPDLLQSLFGVLLRFREGPVAVMADIQDMFLRVKVREGDRDSLRFLWRGSRRTSKPDEYRMSSIIFGAASSPATAIYVMNKNAEDFKATHPEAVKAISRNHYMDDYLQSFASIEEAKKISREVKEIHSRASFHLKGWASNDIRVLSEIEDTNKGESLLLTKEEKTLGLRWLVKEDKLAFNVGLRNTPKELLENTRAPTKREVTSAVMSTFDPLGFAAPVLIQGKKLIQDIWRTKVDWDEKINEKQRKIWSRYLEEVLALTGVQIPRCISPRCGEGQLHTFTDASEEAYAAVAYWRTVEPCGKVHVSMVAGKARVSPTKPVSIPRLELQAALLGSRLAASIEEEMSLQVSRKFYWTDSSTVLLWIKAEPRKFKTFVANRLAEIEENTKPEDWRWVPTKENPADDATRGTPAEFNHKSRWFQGPAFLRQTEQEWPLHDFKSAGKLPEEKGKEQVVAAATEGKVLIDLQRFSSWERLLRVTARVVTFAYLLLKKTRKAATTAVRKEDEPWRPQRRAQKDKKRTPNQPAITKSKKPLHAPIEQQHIRKAEEILIRISQVDSFATEIRSLKKEKPLENASKLKKIDVYIDDDDIIKLRSRTMKFRGEERRKMNPIILDGKHRIAQLIIQHYHKKFLHGNTATVMNEVRQKYWIFGLRAAVKAVSHGCQWCRTRKSVPAIPPTGDLPSERLQHHQFPFTCTAVDYFGPMQVTVGRRVEKRWGALFTCLTTRAVHLELAPSLSASSMIMALRRMTARRGTPSTIFSDNGTNFVGANKELEAAAQEKGIKWKFIPPGSPNMGGAWERLVRSVKTALAAVLNERSPPEEVLHTLITEVEHIVNSRPLTPVSMDPDDEESLTPNHFLLGRSCGAMAPGEFDDTDLIGKANWKTAQRLADHFWQRWVKEYLPLIMPRRIEGRATNDPREGDIVLIVDSTLPRNTWPRGEVIKTYPGPDGRTRVMDVRTTGGVLRRPTRRIIVLVPAASSRSEAGVLRTVGEDVGDDE, encoded by the coding sequence ATGCCTTCGACAAGATCAAGTTCTACGCAGTCCAAGACCACCGGGGAAAGTTCTACGTCAACAGACTGGAGCATGAATACGCCAAGTGAAACCGCAAGTTCGTCGATAGCAAGTAGATCGACGCTTACAAAGAGGACGCCGTCGCCGCACAAACGAACGCCGTTACCTCAAGCAAAGGGTGTTGTTGGAAAGGATTCATCAGCAGGGGAAGGGAGCCGCCCCCCCCCGCCATCAAGGATAATCGAAGAATCGGATCCCGTACATGAAGTAGGAAGCCACCCCACGTCCCAGAACCCGGAGAGAAGCGTCGCAGTGAAGGCTCGTCCACAAGATTCAAGCTTTCCGCCGTCTAGTGTCAGCGCGTCAGTTGAAGGAAACCCGCAAGCTAAGAAGTCGACCCGCGATGTAGACACGACGTCCAGCCGCTCGTCTCAAAAAAAGAAGGCAGAAGCACAAGCAAGGATGGCGGTGGCACTACGGGAATTAGAAGTAGCTGAGGCCCGCGCAAGGGTAGCTCGAGCCGAGCTGGACATCGCCGTCGCCGAGTCCGACGAGGAAGATGGAGCTGGTGAAGAGTTGTACGAGCAAACCCATGAAGTGGAGAATTGGTTCATCGAGACCAGCGCCGGGCCCAGCAAGAAGAAGAGACCGACCGAttctaaagaagaaagaagCGATATCCACCAACTGGCTGAAGCAATACGCAAGCTGTCTGAAAACTCACGTGACGTCACCGCGCCGAAGTACATCGAACTCCCTCACTTCAACGGATCCTGTGAAGAGTGGTTGGCATTCAGAAGATCATTCGAAGATACAGCCGCCTCATTCAGCAACGCACAGAACTTAGCGCGCCTAAGAAGAGCTATACAAGGAAAAGCGAAAGAAGCTGTTCAGAGCCTGCTATTCACCGCTGAAAATCCACGCGAAGTAATTAAGGGATTGGAGTCAAGATTTGGAAGACCCGGAGCGCTAGCATTATCAGAGCTGGAGAAGCTGAAGAATATGTCAAGAGTGAGCGAAAACCCAAGTGATATCTGCGTGTTTGCAAGTCGCGTGAAGAACGCTATAGAAACAATCAAGGCGTTGAAGAAACCACAGTACCTCAGCTCGCCTGAAACATTGAAAGCCATAGTGGAGAAGATGCCGCCTTCTATGAAGTTTCGCTGGTTTGCCTATCACAGAAGCAGAAGAGATGAAGAACTTCAAGAACTATTACTTGTTGAAGCGTTCCTGGAAATTGAAGCAGACATGTGTGGGGACTTCGCTCCGCCTGAAGCGTTATCAGAATACAAGAAGGGTTTCAGAAGGCCGGTGAATGTGACACAAGACACGTCGCAAGACAAATATAAGAAGTCGTGCCCAGCTTGTGAGGGTGAACACTATGCAACCGAATGCAAGAAGTTCAAAGAAGCGGATATAAATGAGAAATGGGACATCGTCAAGAAAGCAAGAATCTGTTTTAAGTGTTTACGATTCAAGCACTCAAGAATCAACTGCAAGGCGCCTGTGTGTAAGCAGTGTGGAAGATGGCATCATACTCTCCTGCACTCTGACGAGCCGCCTGTACCAGTACAGAAATCAAGTGACGAAAACAAAGGGAAACAAACATATGAAGAGAAGGTTTCTTCAGTAAACAGTACCAAGTCAGAAGAGAGAGCGTATTTGAAGATTGTTCCGGTGCATCTCTACGGGCCTAAAGGACAAGTACGTGTACTGGCGTTGCTGGATGAAGGATCAACTGTCACGCTCCTGGACGAGGCAATAGCAGAGACGATTGGAGCTGAAGGAAGTCGCGAAGCTCTGTCTATTGAAACAGTGGGCGGAAGAGTTATAAGGAAAGATGGTTCTCAGAAGATTCAACTGAAGATAAGAGGAGCCCACAGAAGAGATAAGAAGTCCATCACAGTTAGAACAATTGACGACTTGAGGCTGTGTGAACAAGGAATCAGTAAGAGCACCGTAGAGAGCTGCCCGCATCTGAAGGCAATCGAAGAGCAGTTACTCTACACGGCAGAGCGGCCAAGGTTGTTGATTGGGCAAGATAATTGGGCACTTATCGTCACAAGAAGATTGAAGAAGGGCAAGCCAGCTGAACCCGTGGCCTCTCTCACTGACTTAGGGTGGGTGCTGCACGGCTGTGAAACTGGCACGAACACTGTAGTCAACTTCGTACATTATGGAAGAGCGACGACAGAATCAGAAGACATAGAAGAAGTAGTAAGGCAACATTTCCAGCTAGAATCGCTGGGTATCCAGAACCGACTGCCATCAAACGACAGCGACAGAAGAGCCTTAGAAACTTTAGAAAAAACAACGAAACGTTTAGCAAGCGGGCAATTCGAAACAGGCCTCTTGTGGAAGAAAGAAGACGAGCGCCTGCCTAACAACTACAAGCAAGCCTTTCGTCGTCTAATCAGCATTGAAAGGAAGCTGGACAAAGATAAGGAAGTCAAAGAGTATTACGAGAAGCAAAtccagagcatggttgaaaatgGATACGCAGAGAAAGCGCCAGAGACGTCAACTGAAGGAAGAACTTTCTACTTGCCCCACTTCGCAGTTGTGCACCCTGTCAAGCGGAAGCCAAGAATAGTGTTTGACGCGGCAGCCAAGTACGAAGGGAAAAGCCTCAACGACGCCTTGCTATCAGGCCCGGATCTACTTCAATCACTGTTCGGAGTGCTGTTACGCTTCAGAGAAGGCCCAGTGGCTGTCATGGCCGACATCCAAGACATGTTTCTTCGAGTCAAAGTGAGGGAAGGCGACCGAGACAGTCTAAGGTTCCTGTGGCGAGGAAGCCGAAGAACAAGCAAACCCGACGAGTACAGAATGTCGTCAATTATATTCGGGGCAGCGTCATCGCCCGCAACTGCGATATATGTGATGAACAAAAACGCGGAAGACTTCAAGGCAACTCACCCAGAAGCTGTGAAAGCTATAAGCAGGAATCACTATATGGATGATTACCTACAGAGCTTCGCGTCGATTGAAGAAGCTAAGAAGATATCAAGAGAAGTTAAAGAGATACATTCTCGAGCGAGTTTTCACTTAAAAGGCTGGGCGAGCAACGACATAAGGGTATTATCAGAAATTGAAGACACGAACAAGGGAGAATCACTGCTGCTTACAAAGGAAGAAAAAACTCTGGGACTGAGGTGGCTTGTGAAAGAAGATAAGTTGGCGTTCAACGTTGGTCTGCGCAACACACCGAAGGAATTATTAGAAAATACAAGAGCGCCTACGAAGCGTGAAGTCACAAGTGCCGTGATGTCAACATTCGATCCGCTAGGCTTCGCGGCGCCTGTGCTAATACAAGGAAAGAAATTAATTCAAGACATATGGAGAACGAAGGTTGACTGGGACGAGAAGATTAacgaaaaacaaagaaaaatatggtCAAGGTACTTAGAAGAGGTGCTGGCATTAACAGGAGTTCAGATACCGAGATGTATCTCGCCACGCTGCGGTGAAGGGCAGCTACACACGTTCACGGACGCTAGCGAAGAGGCTTACGCGGCGGTTGCTTACTGGAGGACAGTTGAACCCTGCGGGAAAGTGCACGTCTCCATGGTCGCAGGCAAAGCAAGAGTATCGCCGACAAAACCAGTGTCGATTCCACGATTAGAGTTGCAAGCCGCCCTGCTTGGCAGTAGATTAGCAGCTAGTATCGAGGAAGAAATGAGCCTGCAAGTATCAAGAAAATTCTACTGGACTGACTCTAGCACCGTGTTACTGTGGATCAAGGCGGAGCCAAGGAAATTTAAAACCTTCGTGGCTAACCGGCTCGCAGAAATCGAAGAAAACACTAAGCCGGAGGACTGGAGATGGGTGCCCACTAAAGAGAACCCGGCGGACGACGCTACAAGGGGAACGCCGGCCGAGTTCAATCACAAATCAAGATGGTTCCAAGGCCCCGCGTTTCTTCGACAAACAGAACAAGAGTGGCCTCTACACGATTTCAAGTCTGCGGGCAAATTACCGGAGGAAAAAGGCAAGGAGCAAGTGGTGGCTGCCGCAACAGAAGGGAAGGTCTTAATTGATTTACAAAGGTTCTCAAGCTGGGAGCGACTACTGCGCGTCACGGCCAGAGTGGTCACCTTCGCATACCTCTTATTAAAGAAGACCCGTAAAGCAGCCACTACCGCCGTGCGCAAAGAAGACGAGCCTTGGCGACCGCAGAGAAGAGCACAGAAGGACAAGAAGCGAACCCCCAATCAACCAGCCATCACCAAGTCTAAGAAACCCCTACACGCACCTATAGAGCAACAACACATAAGGAAGGCCGAAGAGATTCTGATAAGGATAAGTCAAGTCGATAGTTTTGCAACAGAAATAAgaagtttgaaaaaagaaaaacccCTCGAAAATGCAAGTAAACTTAAGAAAATCGACGTGTACATCGATGATGACGATATCATTAAGTTAAGAAGCAGGACGATGAAGTTTCGCGGCGAAGAGCGAAGGAAAATGAACCCTATTATATTAGACGGAAAACACAGAATCGCGCAGCTCATCATTCAACATTATCATAAGAAGTTTCTTCACGGCAACACTGCTACAGTCATGAACGAAGTGCGACAAAAGTATTGGATCTTCGGTTTAAGGGCCGCAGTAAAGGCAGTGTCACATGGCTGCCAGTGGTGCAGAACAAGGAAGAGTGTCCCCGCGATACCTCCGACGGGCGACCTACCGAGCGAGCGACTACAACACCATCAGTTCCCGTTCACTTGCACTGCAGTCGATTACTTCGGCCCCATGCAAGTCACCGTTGGCAGAAGGGTTGAGAAGCGGTGGGGGGCATTGTTTACATGCCTTACCACGCGAGCCGTTCACCTGGAGCTGGCCCCCTCTCTAAGTGCCAGCTCTATGATAATGGCGTTGCGACGGATGACCGCGAGAAGAGGAACGCCGAGTACGATTTTTAGTGACAACGGTACTAACTTCGTTGGCGCGAACAAAGAGCTAGAGGCGGCCGCACAAGAAAAAGGAATCAAGTGGAAATTCATTCCCCCCGGCAGCCCAAACATGGGGGGCGCCTGGGAGAGACTCGTGCGGTCAGTGAAGACGGCCCTGGCTGCAGTACTCAATGAAAGAAGCCCGCCTGAAGAAGTGCTTCACACATTAATAACAGAAGTCGAACACATCGTCAACTCAAGACCCCTCACCCCCGTCAGTATGGATCCCGACGACGAAGAGAGTCTGACCCCCAACCATTTCCTGCTTGGAAGATCGTGCGGAGCGATGGCGCCGGGAGAATTCGACGACACAGACTTAATCGGGAAGGCAAACTGGAAAACAGCGCAGAGGCTCGCCGACCATTTCTGGCAGCGGTGGGTGAAAGAGTACCTGCCCCTCATCATGCCACGACGGATAGAGGGTCGCGCCACTAACGACCCTCGAGAAGGCGACATCGTGCTCATAGTCGACTCCACGTTACCTCGCAATACGTGGCCCCGCGGTGAAGTCATTAAAACCTACCCCGGGCCAGACGGCAGAACCCGAGTGATGGACGTAAGGACTACGGGAGGAGTGCTGCGCCGGCCAACGCGTAGAATCATCGTCCTGGTTCCCGCCGCATCGTCGCGCTCCGAGGCTGGCGTGCTACGCACCGTGGGGGAGGATGTCGGCGACGATGAATAA